The genomic region CGCGTTCCGAGCTCAAGCGAGCCATTGCTCGGCGGGTGCAATTGAGCGAAAGCGACGCCGAGTCCGAACTGATCGAGCAGCTCATGGCGAGAACGATCACGCCAGATGCTGCGGCCGAGAGCCTTCTTGCGTTCCTCGTTCAGCGACCAGCGGAACGCTGACTGGCAGCCCGGTTCGCAATGAGCCCGGCCATGATGCCGGCGCCGATTCCATTGTCGATATTGACCACAGCAAGACCTGGCGAACAGGTCTGTAGCATCGTGGTCAATGCTCCCAGCCCATCCCCGCCGAATCCGTAGCCCGTCGATGTCGGCAGCGCCACCACTGGGAGGGAAACGAGTCCGGAGACGACTCCCGGCAACACACCATCCATGCCGGCCGCCACGATGAGTGCATCAGGATCGTGCGCCAGCGTTTCCCGCAGTGGTTCGACCAGCCGATGCAGCCCGGCGATCCCCATGTCGAAGCGAAGCGACACCGAGCAACCCATCTCTGCCAGGACGGCCGCGGCCTCGAGCGCTTGTGGACGGTCGGACGATCCCGCGGTGAGGATTCCCACCCGTCCCCCGGTCAGAACCGGCAACGTGCCTGGACGCATGGCGACCAGCGTTCTGCCAAGGGTGTCATGAGCGATCTCGCAACCGACTGAAGAGAGTTCTCCAGTGATCGCGGCAACTGCGTCGCCATCGACTCGTGCGACGAGCACGCGTCCCTCGCTTTCGATGAGCTTGCGTGCGGCAACGACGATTTGATCGGGGGATTTGCCCTGACCGTAGATCACCTCGGGCGCGCCCGTGCGAGCGTGGCGCTCTCGATCGATGCGAACGCCGGCTTCTTCCTGGGATTCGATCTCTCCGAGCAAGGCTCGGCGCAGATCGACGAATGGGTCAGGATTCGTCATCGGGGCGCTCCAGCAAGAGCACGCTCGATAGCGGCTTCGACATCGATTGGAGGACTGGCACTCGCGCCACACTGGAAGGAGCCGAGAAACTCGATGTTTCCCGCTGGTCCCTTGATGGGGGAAGCGGTCAGTCCGCGCAAATGCAGCGAGTTCTCGCTGGCCTGAAACACCACATCCCGCAGGACACGCTCGTGAACGGACCGGTCGCGCACGACCCCGTTCTTGCCGACCTCGCCTTTGCCGGCCTCGAACTGTGGCTTGATCAATGCGACAACGCTGGCATCGGGAGCCGAAATGCGGCCCACGGCGGGAAAGAGCTTGGAAAGCGAGATGAAGGAAGCGTCGATCGCGGTGAACTCGACTGGAAGTGGAAGCGACTCGAGAAATCGCGCATTGGTGCGATCCATGACGATCACGCGTGGATCGTTCCGCAGCTCCAATGCAATCTGACCGTACCCGACATCGATGGCGAAGACGGTCGCGGCGCCGAGCTGGAGCATGACATCCGTGAAGCCGCCAGTACTCGCGCCGATATCCGCGCAGACTCTACCCGTCAAGTCGATCGCGAACTCACGAAGCGCGTGATCGAGCTTCTCACCGCCTCTGCTCACGAACCGGGGCGGCTCGACCAGGGAAATGACGTTCTCGTGCCCCACTGGGTCACCGGCTTTGCGCGCGGGCTGGTCGTCCACCAACACGACCCCGGCCAGGATGAGCGCCTGCGCCTTGCTGCGCGTTGGCGCAAGTCCGCGCTCCACCATTTCGAGATCGAGCCGGGCGCTCATCGGGCGTATGCGCCGTATCCGCTGGTCATGTGCGCATCACAGACCGCAATAGCCAGCGCATCGGCAGCGTCATCTGGCCGAGGAATGTGGTCGAGCCCGAGGATGATCCGCACCATTTCCTGAATCTGGTTCTTGTCGGCTTTGCCGTATCCCACCACCGCGTGCTTGATCTCGCTCGGACTGTATTCGCGCACCGGAATGCCGCGTTCTGCCGCTGCAAGCAGCACAACTCCGCGCGCTTGTCCCACCGCGAGCGCGGTGGTGACATTGCGTGCGAAAAAGAGCTTCTCGACGGCCATGACATCGGGATCGTGCTCGGCGAGCAGCAGGCGCATGTTGCTGTAGAGCTGAAGGAGGCGCTCCGGCATCGACTCGGTCGGGTGCGTCTCGGCAATGCCGTAGTCGATCATCGCCGGCGATCCATCTGCAGTGTCGATGACACCGTATCCCAACCGCGCGGTTCCTGGGTCGATTCCGAGCACGATCATCGGCGCACCGACCCCGCGGTCAACGGATCTAGCTGGCTTCGGCCAGCAACTCGTCAGTGAATTCGAGATTGGAGTAGACCGTTTGCACGTCGTCCAGATCCTCCAGCTTCTCGAGCAGCTTGATGACCTTGATGGCGGAAGCGGTGTCCGGTGTGACGGTTGCTTTGGGCTTCATCACCGGATCGGCCGAATTGACTGTGATCCCGGCTGCGACCAGCGCCTCTTGCACCGTGTGCAGGCTTTGCACCGCGGTGTAGACCTCGATCCCGTCTTCGTCGATGGAGACATCGTCGGCACCCGCATCGATCGCAACGAGCGCGATTTCCTCCGGATCGCCACCGTTCGCATCGACTGAAATGAGTCCGACATTGTCGAACATCCAGGCAACGCTTCCGTTCTCTCCGAGGGTTCCGCCGGCCCGAGTGAGCGCGGAGCGGACTTCCCCGACGGTGCGATTGCGATTGTCGGTCAGCGCGCGAATGACAACCGCGACGCCACCTGGGCCATATCCCTCGTAGGAAATCTCGTCAAAGTTGTCGGCATTGCCTGCGCCCGTGGCTCGCTCGATGGCGCGGTCGATATTGTCTTTGGGCATGTTCTCCGCGCGGGCCTTCTGGATGGCCAGCCGCAGCGCCGAGTTCGCATCGGGGTCAGGGCCGCCAGCCTTAGCCGCCACGGTGATCTCACGGGCGAGCTTGGTGAACAGCTGGCCACGCTTTTGATCGTTCGCGCCTTTGGCCCGCTTGATCGTCGCCCATTTCGAATGTCCCGACATGAAAGCACTATCCTCGAAAGAAATCGTCTTCTGTACAACCGGAAAAGTATAGCATTCGCCTCGATTACGGCTGTTTGTGAACAGTTTTCAGTCGATTGAATTCTGGTTCACGACCTGCTATTCTTTATGCGGAATTGCACATTTGTCTGGTTCCTGAAAGCGATTGCGCGATCATGAAAGTTTGCTCGGAGTCGAGCAACGACAACTGAAGACTTGGCCTCGACATCCCATGCTCGCTTGTTCAGGGGGTGTCTTTTTTTATGCCGTCTACCCGCCAGCCCGAACGGTGCGCCGACTGACCGTTGGCTGATCGTCAAAGAAGCAGGAATTGCGCGATGTCAGATCTCCTCGAAAAAGGCCGTTCGCAAGGGTACTTGCTGACCGACGATCTGTTGGCGCTGTTCCCGAATGCAGAGGACCAGATCGAGGGCCTCGATCAGCTCTATTCGTCGCTGGTCACCGAAGGCATCGAGGTCATGGATCACGCTCCGGCTCGTTCGGAGACCGAACGCCGGCAGCCCCAGGAAGAGCGCCTCGACGAGGCCGATCAGCCGTCCGGCGTGGGCGACTCGGTCCGCCTCTATCTGCAGCAGATCGGCGAAACCGATCTGTTGACCATGCAGGGCGAGATCGACCTTTCGAAGCGAATCGAGCTTGGGAAGTTCGCTCAGGCGCAGCTCGACGAGGACTCCTCGCTTTCCCCCGCAGAGCGCAAGTCGCTGCTGGCGCTGGTCGAGGACGGCGAACGAGCGCGCGCGCATCTCATTCAGGCGAACCTTCGCCTGGTCGTTTCAGTGGCCAAGCGATACGTCGGCCGTGGAATGTCGTTCCTGGATCTCATCCAGGAGGGCAATATCGGCTTGATGAAAGCGACGGACAAGTTCGACTACAAGCGCGGTTTCAAGTTCAGCACCTACGCTACCTGGTGGATTCGCCAGGCCATCACGCGTTCGATTTCGGACCAAAGCCGCACGATTCGGTTGCCGGTCCATGTTGGCGAGACCATCAACCGGGTACGCAAGACCTCGCATCGACTGCAACAGATCTACGAGCGTGAGCCCACTGCCGAAGAAATCGGCCGGGCTATGGACATGACCGATGACAAGGTGCGGCAGGTGCTCGATGTCAGCCGGCATCCGATCTCGCTGGAAGCTCCGGTCGGACAAGACGGCGAGGCGTTTCTGGGGGACTTCATCGAGGACAGCGCGCTGCCGCAGCCAGTCGAGCTCGCTTCGCATCAGCTCCTCAAGCTCCAGATCGCCGAGGCGCTCGACAAGCTGAGCGAGCGTGAGCGACGCATCATCGTGCTGCGGTTCGGGCTGGAAGACGGGAAATTCCGTACGCTGGAGGAAGTCGGGCGCGAGTTCGGCATCACCCGTGAGCGGATTCGCCAGATCGAAGCCAAAGCGCTGCGCAAGCTCCGGCATCCATCGTACAGCCGTCAATTGCGTGGATATCTCGACTAGCGCCCAAGAGGCCGCCTACACCGCGAGATTGATTCGGCTCCGGTTTCTGACGACCCGGTAGCGCCACGCTGCCGGGTCGTTCTGCTCGTCTATGGCGCGGTCAGGATCAATGAAACGTTGTGTCCGCCGAAACCCATCGAGTTGGTCATGACAGCGTCGATCTCGAGCGGCCTCTTCACGTTAGGGATGTAGTCGAGGTCGCAATCCGGGTCGGGTGTCTCCTGGTTGATCGTGGGCGGGGCGATCTGATCCCGGATGGCGAGCGTTGCGATCACGGCTTCGAGCGACCCGGCGGCTCCGAGCAGATGACCGGTCATCGACTTCGTCGAACTGATCGGCACACGGTACGCGGCGTCTCCGAAAGCGCCTTTGATCGACTGTGTTTCGAACTTCTCGTTGAGTGGTGTCGACGTGCCATGGGCATTCAGATAGCTGATCTGACCAGGCTCCAGTCCGGCATCGGCCAGCGCGAGTTTCATGGCGCGGGCAGCTCCTTCTCCTTCCGGAGCGGGTTGCACGATGTGGTTGGCGTCATCAGTGGCGCCATATCCCGCAACTTCGGCGAGGATCCGCGCTCCTCTCGCAATTGCGTGCTCGCGCTCCTCCAGGACGAGGACGGCTGCCCCCTCGCCGACCACGAAACCGTCGCGCCCAAGATCGAACGGCCGACTCGCCG from Thermomicrobiales bacterium harbors:
- the larB gene encoding nickel pincer cofactor biosynthesis protein LarB, with the translated sequence MTNPDPFVDLRRALLGEIESQEEAGVRIDRERHARTGAPEVIYGQGKSPDQIVVAARKLIESEGRVLVARVDGDAVAAITGELSSVGCEIAHDTLGRTLVAMRPGTLPVLTGGRVGILTAGSSDRPQALEAAAVLAEMGCSVSLRFDMGIAGLHRLVEPLRETLAHDPDALIVAAGMDGVLPGVVSGLVSLPVVALPTSTGYGFGGDGLGALTTMLQTCSPGLAVVNIDNGIGAGIMAGLIANRAASQRSAGR
- a CDS encoding TlyA family RNA methyltransferase — encoded protein: MSARLDLEMVERGLAPTRSKAQALILAGVVLVDDQPARKAGDPVGHENVISLVEPPRFVSRGGEKLDHALREFAIDLTGRVCADIGASTGGFTDVMLQLGAATVFAIDVGYGQIALELRNDPRVIVMDRTNARFLESLPLPVEFTAIDASFISLSKLFPAVGRISAPDASVVALIKPQFEAGKGEVGKNGVVRDRSVHERVLRDVVFQASENSLHLRGLTASPIKGPAGNIEFLGSFQCGASASPPIDVEAAIERALAGAPR
- the ruvC gene encoding crossover junction endodeoxyribonuclease RuvC gives rise to the protein MIVLGIDPGTARLGYGVIDTADGSPAMIDYGIAETHPTESMPERLLQLYSNMRLLLAEHDPDVMAVEKLFFARNVTTALAVGQARGVVLLAAAERGIPVREYSPSEIKHAVVGYGKADKNQIQEMVRIILGLDHIPRPDDAADALAIAVCDAHMTSGYGAYAR
- a CDS encoding YebC/PmpR family DNA-binding transcriptional regulator, with translation MSGHSKWATIKRAKGANDQKRGQLFTKLAREITVAAKAGGPDPDANSALRLAIQKARAENMPKDNIDRAIERATGAGNADNFDEISYEGYGPGGVAVVIRALTDNRNRTVGEVRSALTRAGGTLGENGSVAWMFDNVGLISVDANGGDPEEIALVAIDAGADDVSIDEDGIEVYTAVQSLHTVQEALVAAGITVNSADPVMKPKATVTPDTASAIKVIKLLEKLEDLDDVQTVYSNLEFTDELLAEAS
- the rpoD gene encoding RNA polymerase sigma factor RpoD; the protein is MSDLLEKGRSQGYLLTDDLLALFPNAEDQIEGLDQLYSSLVTEGIEVMDHAPARSETERRQPQEERLDEADQPSGVGDSVRLYLQQIGETDLLTMQGEIDLSKRIELGKFAQAQLDEDSSLSPAERKSLLALVEDGERARAHLIQANLRLVVSVAKRYVGRGMSFLDLIQEGNIGLMKATDKFDYKRGFKFSTYATWWIRQAITRSISDQSRTIRLPVHVGETINRVRKTSHRLQQIYEREPTAEEIGRAMDMTDDKVRQVLDVSRHPISLEAPVGQDGEAFLGDFIEDSALPQPVELASHQLLKLQIAEALDKLSERERRIIVLRFGLEDGKFRTLEEVGREFGITRERIRQIEAKALRKLRHPSYSRQLRGYLD
- a CDS encoding beta-ketoacyl-ACP synthase II gives rise to the protein NACFTTGAPDPYRTGALIATGMGAIETIETGMETLLEHGPRRIGPFFMPMMLANMASGHVSMRLDAKGPNMASVSACASSAHAIGEAMRWIRDDMADVVYAGGCEAPVSRLSVAGFSAMGALSKRNDDPTAASRPFDLGRDGFVVGEGAAVLVLEEREHAIARGARILAEVAGYGATDDANHIVQPAPEGEGAARAMKLALADAGLEPGQISYLNAHGTSTPLNEKFETQSIKGAFGDAAYRVPISSTKSMTGHLLGAAGSLEAVIATLAIRDQIAPPTINQETPDPDCDLDYIPNVKRPLEIDAVMTNSMGFGGHNVSLILTAP